The following proteins are co-located in the uncultured Tolumonas sp. genome:
- a CDS encoding diguanylate cyclase — translation MLIRIPIRTCSLHSKQPFFFFIRIAFYTAQEIDVFLGIHDQDDATGERDLNMRTNITENEKLMTIISALPDLVFILTESGRYADIFGGSDSEFYHDGSGLIGKSLYDVLPKEKADWFLEQIRLTLQHNKLMVVEYSLAGDDVDSIDKQSGPVGSLWFEGRVKPLPSLYNNERAVVWVARNVTNKRHLEMKLRHLSEIDVLTGISNRRKLLEKLDEKFQEFQRYQQPTCFLLLDIDQFKSINDQFGHQAGDAAIKHVTQLCLSQLRNVDLIGRLGGDEFGIILPNTSIDEATACSERLRAAICTTPFHTGKRDIFITISIGLSEFQSVDSVFDEIISRADSAMYQSKQQGKNTSRIYNPSTDTL, via the coding sequence ATGCTAATTCGTATACCAATCAGAACATGCAGTTTGCACAGTAAACAGCCTTTTTTCTTTTTCATTCGAATTGCATTTTATACAGCACAAGAAATCGACGTGTTCTTGGGCATCCATGATCAGGATGATGCGACTGGTGAAAGGGATTTGAATATGCGCACTAATATTACAGAGAATGAAAAACTCATGACCATTATTTCAGCCCTGCCTGATTTGGTCTTTATACTGACTGAGTCGGGTCGTTATGCTGATATTTTTGGTGGTTCAGATTCAGAATTTTACCATGATGGCTCAGGGTTAATTGGCAAATCGCTCTATGATGTTTTACCAAAAGAAAAAGCAGATTGGTTTCTAGAGCAAATTCGTTTGACCTTGCAACATAATAAACTCATGGTCGTTGAATATTCTCTGGCGGGGGATGATGTAGATAGCATCGATAAACAAAGTGGCCCCGTTGGCAGTCTCTGGTTTGAAGGTCGGGTTAAACCACTACCCTCGCTTTATAATAACGAGAGAGCTGTGGTTTGGGTGGCACGTAATGTCACCAATAAACGCCATCTCGAAATGAAATTAAGACATTTATCGGAAATTGATGTTTTAACCGGGATCAGTAATCGCAGAAAATTACTGGAAAAACTGGATGAGAAATTTCAAGAGTTTCAACGCTATCAGCAACCCACCTGTTTTCTTCTTTTAGATATCGATCAGTTTAAATCAATCAACGATCAGTTTGGCCATCAAGCTGGCGATGCGGCAATAAAACACGTCACCCAATTATGTCTTTCCCAATTGCGTAACGTCGATTTAATCGGGCGATTGGGTGGCGATGAATTTGGCATTATTTTACCCAATACATCGATAGACGAAGCAACAGCCTGCAGTGAACGGCTTAGAGCTGCTATTTGTACAACGCCATTTCACACGGGTAAACGCGATATATTTATTACCATCAGTATTGGGCTAAGTGAATTTCAATCTGTTGACTCTGTTTTTGACGAGATTATCAGTCGCGCTGATAGCGCGATGTATCAATCAAAGCAACAAGGGAAAAATACAAGTCGGATTTACAATCCATCTACTGATACGTTGTAG
- a CDS encoding cation transporter dimerization domain-containing protein, producing MSDQVATNTIHDFKTRMMGDLVMVDVHLEVDGNLSVREGHDIASNARQQVMSKHEVLYVMTHVDPV from the coding sequence GTGTCAGATCAAGTCGCGACTAATACAATTCATGATTTTAAAACGCGGATGATGGGCGATCTTGTGATGGTGGATGTTCACCTCGAAGTCGATGGTAATTTATCTGTTCGGGAAGGGCATGATATCGCGTCTAATGCGCGTCAGCAGGTAATGAGTAAACACGAAGTGTTATATGTCATGACGCATGTCGACCCAGTTTGA
- a CDS encoding HAMP domain-containing protein translates to MRISITGKICFILLVIFSLVLISTTLYQAFRERELVLKLGTEHVSALLQNYRNGLDLISNSHQPEQLTHYQQTLSEQKNVLRVKWIRTQGNDVFGAVTADNAPSDEQEKRALQGQTTQLTTSHNGKTQIVTIIPYYLPTQSISDAKPVAAIRMEYSLDKQLDLVEQHILISAIMLSTIFSGVLLMTLSITRKHIVLRLQNLRQAIDDVVDFDDISTRLPVVHNDEIDQVNESFNQLMTHLSVKLPNNK, encoded by the coding sequence ATGCGCATTTCCATTACTGGGAAAATCTGCTTCATTCTGTTGGTCATCTTTTCACTGGTACTGATCAGTACTACGCTATATCAGGCGTTTCGTGAGCGCGAATTAGTGCTGAAACTGGGCACAGAGCATGTCTCTGCCTTACTGCAGAATTACCGTAATGGTTTAGATCTGATCAGTAACAGCCATCAGCCGGAACAACTCACTCATTATCAGCAAACACTGTCAGAGCAGAAAAATGTGCTCCGCGTGAAATGGATACGAACACAAGGTAATGATGTTTTTGGTGCTGTTACTGCCGACAATGCGCCCTCTGACGAACAAGAAAAGCGGGCATTGCAAGGGCAAACAACGCAACTGACGACAAGCCATAATGGCAAAACGCAGATAGTCACCATTATCCCCTATTATTTGCCGACCCAATCCATTTCTGACGCGAAGCCAGTCGCAGCGATCCGTATGGAATACTCGCTCGATAAACAGCTCGATCTGGTAGAACAGCACATTTTGATTTCCGCCATCATGCTTTCAACCATTTTCAGTGGTGTATTACTGATGACGTTGTCGATCACGCGTAAACATATCGTGTTGCGACTGCAAAACTTACGTCAGGCTATTGATGATGTCGTCGATTTCGATGACATCTCCACTCGTCTTCCTGTCGTTCATAATGATGAAATCGATCAGGTTAATGAAAGCTTTAACCAGCTAATGACACATTTATCGGTGAAATTACCCAACAACAAATAA
- a CDS encoding WbuC family cupin fold metalloprotein: protein MNKLSFDQLSALSTEAKQSPRNRMNHNIHTDLTDPIQRLAIAMEPDTYIRPHRHMQTWELLTSLRGRFIVLTFDDAGIVIDRAVLGEDVSVIETPIAGWHAVLSLDTGAVIFEVKHGPYMPFKEEDFAPWSPAADDDNYKALMSWYRNAEIGQRWPGC, encoded by the coding sequence ATGAATAAACTGAGTTTTGACCAACTTTCCGCGCTCAGCACAGAAGCAAAACAATCACCGCGCAATCGTATGAATCACAACATTCATACTGATCTAACAGATCCGATTCAGCGGTTAGCAATTGCGATGGAACCTGATACGTATATTCGTCCACATCGTCATATGCAAACGTGGGAACTTTTGACTTCTTTACGTGGCCGTTTTATCGTTCTGACTTTTGATGATGCAGGAATAGTGATTGATCGTGCGGTGTTAGGTGAAGATGTTTCTGTCATTGAAACACCGATTGCTGGCTGGCATGCCGTGCTTTCTCTTGATACAGGTGCAGTTATCTTTGAAGTGAAACACGGGCCTTATATGCCATTCAAAGAAGAAGATTTTGCGCCTTGGTCACCAGCAGCTGATGATGACAATTACAAAGCATTAATGAGTTGGTATCGTAATGCTGAAATCGGTCAACGCTGGCCTGGCTGTTAA
- the asnS gene encoding asparagine--tRNA ligase has protein sequence MTHVPVVDVLQGKHAVGTTLTVKGWIRTRRDSKAGISFLAIHDGSCFAPVQAVVPNTLSNYENDVLRLTTSCSVEVTGVIQASAGTGQQFEILADSVTVLGFVEDPDTYPMAPKRHSVEYLREHAHLRVRTNMMGAVTRVRNCIAQAIHRFFHDEGFMWIATPLITASDCEGAGEMFRVSTLDMENLPRTDKGTIDYNQDFFGKEAFLTVSGQLNLETYACAMSKVYTFGPTFRAENSNTSRHLAEFWMVEPEIAFANLNDNAALAEKLLKYVFKAVLDERRDDLEFFAERVDKEAITRLEQFISADFAQVDYTDAIEILKNSGRTFEFPVEWGIDMSSEHERYLAEEHFKAPVVVKNYPKDIKAFYMRLNDDGKTVAAMDVLAPGIGEIIGGSQREERLDVLDARLAEMGLNKEDYWWYRDLRRYGTVPHSGFGLGFERLVVYVTGMGNVRDVIPFPRTPRNAEY, from the coding sequence ATGACTCACGTTCCCGTAGTTGACGTGCTGCAGGGTAAACATGCCGTTGGCACGACTCTGACAGTAAAAGGCTGGATCCGCACCCGTCGCGATTCTAAAGCTGGTATTTCGTTTCTGGCTATCCATGATGGCTCTTGTTTTGCCCCGGTTCAGGCCGTAGTACCGAATACCCTGTCTAATTACGAAAATGATGTGTTGCGTCTGACCACCTCCTGCTCTGTTGAAGTTACAGGTGTTATTCAGGCATCTGCAGGCACCGGCCAGCAATTTGAAATTCTGGCTGACAGTGTCACCGTATTAGGTTTTGTTGAAGATCCAGATACCTACCCTATGGCACCAAAACGCCATTCTGTTGAATACCTGCGTGAACATGCTCACTTACGCGTACGTACCAACATGATGGGCGCCGTGACTCGTGTGCGTAACTGTATCGCGCAAGCCATCCATCGTTTCTTCCATGATGAAGGCTTTATGTGGATCGCAACCCCGCTGATCACCGCTTCAGACTGTGAAGGTGCCGGTGAAATGTTCCGTGTATCAACCCTGGATATGGAAAACCTGCCACGTACCGATAAAGGCACCATTGATTACAACCAGGATTTCTTCGGTAAAGAAGCCTTCCTGACCGTATCTGGCCAGCTGAACCTAGAAACCTATGCTTGTGCGATGTCGAAGGTGTACACCTTTGGCCCAACATTCCGCGCAGAAAACTCAAACACCAGCCGTCATTTGGCTGAATTCTGGATGGTTGAACCAGAAATCGCGTTCGCTAATCTGAATGACAACGCCGCATTAGCTGAGAAACTGCTGAAATATGTATTCAAAGCTGTGTTAGATGAACGTCGTGATGATCTGGAATTCTTCGCAGAGCGTGTCGATAAAGAAGCCATCACCCGTTTGGAACAGTTTATCAGCGCAGACTTTGCTCAGGTTGATTACACCGACGCCATCGAAATTCTGAAGAACAGTGGTCGTACCTTTGAATTCCCAGTGGAATGGGGTATCGACATGTCTTCTGAACACGAGCGTTATCTGGCAGAAGAACACTTCAAAGCGCCAGTGGTTGTGAAAAACTATCCGAAAGATATCAAAGCATTCTACATGCGCCTTAACGACGACGGTAAAACCGTTGCTGCAATGGATGTTCTGGCACCAGGCATCGGCGAAATCATCGGTGGTTCACAGCGTGAAGAGCGTTTAGACGTGCTGGATGCCCGCTTAGCAGAAATGGGTCTGAATAAAGAAGATTACTGGTGGTATCGTGATCTGCGCCGTTATGGCACCGTACCACATTCTGGTTTCGGTCTGGGCTTTGAGCGTCTGGTTGTGTATGTTACCGGTATGGGTAACGTGCGTGACGTGATCCCATTCCCACGTACGCCACGTAACGCTGAATACTAA
- a CDS encoding H-NS family nucleoid-associated regulatory protein: MSDFLRTFLNARSLKAVTRELTLEQLNEGYEKLTAIVEERRANEEAVRKGQAERLQKIAEYKEMLRAEGIDLADLIDASTVTEKTSKRAPRPPKYQYTDADGSVKTWTGQGRQPVPIREAIAQGKSLNDFLI, from the coding sequence ATGTCAGATTTTCTGAGAACATTTTTAAACGCTCGCAGCCTGAAAGCCGTAACCCGCGAACTGACTCTGGAACAATTAAATGAAGGCTATGAAAAATTAACAGCCATTGTTGAAGAGCGTCGTGCTAATGAAGAAGCTGTTCGTAAAGGACAAGCAGAACGCTTACAGAAAATTGCTGAATATAAAGAAATGTTGCGTGCAGAAGGTATCGATTTAGCTGATTTAATTGATGCCTCTACCGTAACTGAAAAAACTTCTAAGCGTGCGCCACGTCCGCCTAAATATCAGTACACTGATGCTGATGGTTCTGTAAAAACCTGGACTGGCCAAGGTCGTCAACCAGTGCCAATTCGTGAAGCAATTGCTCAAGGCAAATCACTGAACGATTTTCTGATCTAA
- a CDS encoding cation diffusion facilitator family transporter, translated as MRETDFLDDNEINPELRAEAAKKSTWISVFVNCILTIGQVVTGFLSGSQGLIADGIHSLSDLVADFVVLVANHKSQKAPDDDHPYGHYRYENAASLVLGVLLLVVGIGMLISAVHKIQQPDSIAAVHSIALWVALVALTFKESLFRYMLAVAKKVKSSMLVANAWHARSDAASSLVVAIGIIGNLCGYKILDPIAALVVGIMICKMGVEFTWESLHDLMDRAADGEIEKQIKETILATAGIHGIHVY; from the coding sequence ATGCGTGAAACTGATTTTTTAGATGATAATGAAATTAATCCTGAGTTAAGAGCCGAAGCTGCGAAAAAAAGTACCTGGATCAGTGTGTTTGTGAATTGTATTTTAACTATTGGCCAGGTTGTTACAGGGTTTCTCTCTGGCTCTCAAGGGTTAATTGCAGACGGGATCCATTCATTATCTGATTTGGTTGCTGATTTTGTGGTGTTAGTGGCTAACCATAAGAGCCAAAAAGCACCAGATGATGACCATCCATACGGTCACTATCGATATGAAAATGCTGCATCATTGGTATTAGGCGTGTTATTGCTTGTTGTTGGGATTGGAATGTTAATCTCAGCTGTGCACAAAATTCAGCAACCCGATTCTATTGCCGCAGTCCATTCCATCGCATTGTGGGTTGCATTAGTTGCACTTACATTTAAGGAATCATTATTTCGATACATGTTGGCAGTCGCTAAGAAAGTGAAATCCAGCATGTTAGTTGCTAATGCCTGGCATGCCCGCTCTGATGCTGCTTCCTCTTTAGTCGTTGCAATTGGGATCATCGGTAATCTATGTGGTTATAAAATATTAGATCCAATAGCAGCATTAGTTGTTGGCATCATGATTTGTAAAATGGGTGTGGAATTTACTTGGGAGTCATTGCACGATTTAATGGATCGGGCTGCTGACGGGGAAATAGAAAAACAAATCAAAGAAACCATACTTGCTACTGCAGGGATACATGGAATTCATGTGTACTAG
- a CDS encoding IS481 family transposase — protein sequence MIHSNNPVIKHKAGLLNLAEELNNVSRACKVMGVSRDTFYRYKELVEEGGIDALLDKSRRAPNLKNRTDDTTEQAVINYAIEYPAHGQQRTSNELRKQGIFISGSGVRSVWLRHDLENFKKRLKALEHKVAQDGILLSDAQIAALERKQQDDEVCGEIETMHPGYLGSQDTFYVGNLKGVGRIYQQTFVDTYSKVAYCKLYTTKTPITAADLLNDRVLPFFAAQNIPMLRILTDRGTEYCGKVEQHDYQLYLAINDIDHTKTKAMSPQTNGICERFHKTILQEFYQVTFRKKLYSDLDSLQSDLDIWLSYYNNQRTHQGKMCCGRTPMETFIDGKKVWEEKNLNQI from the coding sequence ATGATCCATAGTAACAATCCCGTTATTAAACACAAAGCAGGTCTTCTCAATTTGGCAGAAGAGCTGAATAACGTTTCCCGTGCCTGTAAAGTCATGGGCGTATCCAGAGACACCTTCTATCGCTATAAAGAACTGGTCGAAGAAGGTGGTATCGATGCTTTGCTTGATAAATCTCGACGCGCTCCCAACTTAAAAAATCGCACTGACGATACGACAGAACAAGCTGTCATCAATTATGCCATTGAGTATCCGGCACATGGACAACAGCGAACCAGTAATGAACTTCGTAAACAGGGCATCTTCATCTCGGGAAGTGGTGTGCGTTCAGTCTGGCTACGTCATGATTTAGAGAACTTTAAAAAACGACTTAAGGCGCTGGAACACAAGGTGGCTCAAGACGGTATATTGCTGTCTGACGCTCAAATTGCAGCGCTGGAACGCAAGCAGCAGGATGATGAAGTCTGTGGCGAAATTGAAACGATGCATCCAGGTTATCTGGGCTCACAGGACACGTTTTATGTTGGCAATCTAAAAGGTGTCGGAAGAATTTATCAACAAACGTTCGTCGATACCTATTCCAAAGTTGCTTATTGCAAACTGTATACAACAAAAACGCCCATTACAGCCGCCGACTTGCTGAATGATCGCGTATTACCGTTTTTTGCAGCTCAGAATATTCCGATGCTGCGAATATTGACCGACCGAGGCACGGAATATTGCGGGAAAGTTGAGCAGCACGATTACCAGTTATATCTGGCCATTAACGATATCGATCATACAAAAACAAAAGCAATGTCCCCGCAGACGAACGGCATTTGCGAACGATTCCATAAGACAATCCTTCAGGAGTTTTACCAAGTCACATTCAGGAAAAAGCTGTACAGCGATTTAGATAGTCTTCAGTCAGATCTGGACATCTGGTTGAGCTATTACAATAATCAGCGAACCCATCAAGGAAAAATGTGCTGTGGCCGAACACCAATGGAAACGTTTATTGATGGTAAAAAAGTCTGGGAAGAAAAGAATTTGAACCAGATTTAA
- a CDS encoding slipin family protein, with the protein MLIDYTSTWMEVFIVIAVFGWFLSSAIYIFREYERGVVFTLGRFWKVKGPGLVIIIPFIQKATRVDLRTIVLEVPTQDVISRDNVSVKVSAVVYFRVIDPEKAIIQVMDYLNATSQLAQTMLRSVLGKHQLDDMLAEREKLNTDIQQALDAQTDSWGIKVSNVEIKQVDLTESMIRAIARQAEAERERRAKVIHAEGELQASEKLYQAAKVLAQEPQAILLRYLETLTVIGADKNSTIVFPLPMDLVAPLLERVKNEHK; encoded by the coding sequence ATGCTTATTGACTACACATCAACCTGGATGGAAGTTTTTATTGTTATTGCTGTATTTGGGTGGTTTCTGTCATCAGCAATCTATATTTTTCGGGAATATGAACGCGGAGTAGTATTTACACTCGGTCGATTCTGGAAAGTAAAAGGTCCAGGCCTCGTGATCATTATTCCTTTTATACAAAAAGCAACTCGCGTAGATCTGCGAACAATTGTCCTGGAAGTACCAACTCAAGATGTTATTTCTCGCGACAATGTTTCCGTCAAAGTCAGTGCAGTTGTCTATTTCCGAGTGATTGATCCTGAAAAAGCCATTATTCAAGTGATGGATTATCTCAATGCGACCAGTCAATTAGCCCAAACGATGTTACGTTCGGTGTTGGGTAAACACCAACTCGACGATATGTTGGCTGAACGTGAAAAATTAAATACCGACATCCAGCAGGCACTCGATGCGCAAACTGATTCGTGGGGAATTAAAGTATCAAACGTTGAAATCAAACAAGTTGATTTAACAGAATCGATGATCAGAGCGATCGCCAGACAGGCAGAAGCTGAACGTGAACGTCGCGCCAAAGTGATCCATGCGGAAGGTGAACTGCAGGCATCAGAGAAACTATATCAAGCGGCTAAAGTTCTTGCCCAAGAACCACAGGCAATACTGCTGCGTTATTTAGAAACATTGACGGTGATTGGTGCTGATAAGAATTCAACTATTGTCTTCCCTTTACCGATGGATCTTGTGGCACCGCTTCTGGAACGCGTAAAGAATGAACACAAATAG
- a CDS encoding bacteriohemerythrin — protein sequence MLSWLSIFSTRRFILHSSTLILLAIVLTTGYRLFALEQLERVVAEEMKLHDDAITLQNLRYHTTQIQQYLTDASLTGDADAISEAKQHQASTLPLLDELSKLDLGALTELLKQQVSVGQQMVSAYNQGDKREGDRLMKASGIGFDAISDEINTKVERALSLQTDRMEASQAIAEAGQLHIRRVEWVSSFFLILLALGTLNLIRLKVNRPLARLISQLQDLTAGDKNLSFRLPVVGRDEFASVARRFNQFLTDLDHILCTVQQVSSRSGQQMSMLMSRSQATLQDMAQVQGNTDALATAAQEMSSTIQEIANNTEQAKHETATAQQQADDGQDQVGEAVTLIQNVASEIEQAVTSINQLDQQSAQIGDILNVIRTISEQTNLLALNAAIEAARAGEAGRGFAVVADEVRHLANRTQQATVEIQQRIQQLQQQTTNAVSIMNHTAQISDKAVEQAVAAGQSLNTIVQAVGRVADLNLQIATAAEQQSLVAQETSRNVVNVADIARTAFDDAGASFRFAREVNFSSKEVNMLANQFIVSADHNGAEEHDINEIVRWSDAFKVGIRQVDEQHYALFSGMNSLYQAIHDEIAATQVQQRLDALVQLAKKHLADEEVLMQQAGYKDIHAHKQVHNRLLGELDRLLSRYHAKEADIEMEIVFFLKQWLVEHIFSVDKRYVPELRAAGVN from the coding sequence ATGCTGTCTTGGTTATCAATATTTTCTACCCGCCGCTTTATTCTCCACTCATCAACATTAATATTACTCGCCATTGTGCTTACAACGGGTTACCGCTTATTTGCACTGGAACAATTAGAGCGTGTTGTTGCTGAAGAGATGAAACTGCATGATGACGCGATTACATTGCAAAATCTGCGTTATCACACAACCCAAATTCAACAATATCTTACCGATGCGTCGTTAACAGGAGATGCTGATGCAATCAGTGAAGCGAAACAGCATCAGGCGTCAACACTGCCATTGTTAGATGAGCTTTCTAAGCTAGATCTCGGTGCTTTAACTGAATTGCTGAAGCAACAAGTTTCGGTTGGGCAACAAATGGTCTCCGCTTATAACCAGGGCGATAAACGCGAGGGAGATCGACTTATGAAGGCATCTGGAATTGGGTTTGATGCAATTTCTGATGAGATCAATACCAAAGTAGAACGCGCGTTATCATTACAAACTGACCGCATGGAGGCATCACAAGCGATTGCTGAGGCGGGTCAGTTGCATATTAGACGTGTCGAATGGGTGAGTAGTTTTTTTCTGATCTTGTTGGCGTTGGGCACGTTGAACCTGATCCGTTTAAAAGTGAATCGTCCATTAGCGCGTCTTATTTCACAATTACAGGATCTGACGGCCGGAGACAAAAATCTGAGCTTCCGTTTGCCGGTGGTCGGTCGGGATGAGTTCGCGAGTGTTGCCCGTCGATTTAACCAATTCCTGACAGATCTCGATCATATTCTTTGTACCGTACAGCAAGTCTCTAGCCGTTCTGGTCAGCAAATGAGTATGTTGATGTCTCGTTCACAAGCGACATTGCAGGATATGGCTCAGGTTCAAGGCAATACAGATGCATTGGCCACAGCAGCTCAAGAGATGTCATCAACAATCCAAGAGATTGCCAATAATACCGAGCAAGCAAAACATGAAACTGCCACGGCCCAACAACAAGCCGATGATGGTCAGGATCAAGTTGGGGAGGCTGTCACGCTGATCCAGAATGTAGCATCTGAAATAGAACAGGCAGTGACCAGCATAAACCAGTTGGATCAACAGAGTGCGCAAATAGGCGACATACTGAATGTTATTCGTACCATCTCGGAACAAACAAATTTGCTTGCGCTGAATGCAGCAATTGAAGCCGCGCGTGCAGGTGAAGCGGGCCGGGGATTTGCCGTAGTAGCGGATGAGGTTCGTCATTTGGCTAACCGCACGCAACAAGCAACAGTAGAGATCCAGCAACGTATTCAGCAACTACAGCAACAAACTACCAATGCTGTCAGTATTATGAATCATACAGCCCAGATCAGTGATAAAGCGGTTGAACAAGCTGTTGCTGCAGGGCAATCGTTAAACACGATAGTTCAAGCCGTAGGGCGTGTTGCTGATTTGAATCTGCAAATTGCGACCGCGGCAGAGCAGCAATCGTTAGTAGCACAAGAAACATCACGGAATGTGGTTAATGTTGCTGACATTGCTCGTACTGCATTTGATGATGCCGGTGCTAGTTTTCGTTTTGCGCGGGAAGTTAATTTCAGTTCCAAAGAAGTAAATATGCTCGCCAATCAGTTCATTGTGAGTGCCGATCATAATGGTGCTGAAGAGCATGATATTAATGAGATCGTGCGTTGGAGCGATGCTTTTAAGGTGGGGATCCGCCAAGTCGATGAGCAACATTATGCGTTATTCAGCGGTATGAATAGTTTATATCAGGCTATCCACGATGAAATTGCTGCAACGCAAGTGCAACAACGCCTAGATGCACTGGTACAGTTGGCGAAAAAACATTTGGCTGATGAAGAGGTGTTAATGCAACAGGCTGGGTATAAAGACATTCATGCGCATAAGCAGGTGCATAACCGATTGCTCGGTGAATTGGATCGTTTACTCAGTCGCTATCATGCCAAAGAGGCTGATATTGAAATGGAAATTGTGTTTTTCCTCAAGCAATGGCTCGTGGAGCATATTTTCAGTGTGGATAAACGTTATGTACCAGAATTACGAGCGGCCGGTGTTAATTAG